In one Chitinophaga sancti genomic region, the following are encoded:
- a CDS encoding glycosyltransferase family 9 protein, with amino-acid sequence MAGKVFRIILFGGLGDALLSTPAFRALKKEYPGCRIVLFCFNNRQKTIFKNNPHIDRVTRTSFLRNPVSFIRYYMKWAKFHDDFYAGLMPTLFGNKNSKELIADLLGVPLKDDKIEVFFSPEEEKKARNVMAQYKNPIVMHITSQTSKNQEWELESWEALVEQMPEYTFIQLGIESEARVKNAVDLRGKVSFRDTLALIKYSRSFVGVNSSFSHATNAFDIPGVVLFGPSQPTIWGHDNNINIYKPLRCSPCLDLIFRAPCPYGKPCMKSITVEEVKTALLQQLQAQPAEYALAEMINDLELKNLFD; translated from the coding sequence ATGGCCGGAAAAGTATTTCGTATTATATTATTTGGAGGGCTGGGAGATGCATTATTGAGCACACCTGCTTTCAGGGCGCTGAAAAAAGAATATCCTGGTTGCAGGATCGTGCTGTTCTGTTTTAATAACCGTCAGAAAACAATATTTAAAAATAACCCCCACATAGACCGGGTAACCAGGACTTCCTTTCTACGGAATCCAGTTTCCTTTATCCGTTATTATATGAAGTGGGCCAAATTCCATGATGATTTTTATGCAGGGCTGATGCCTACCTTGTTTGGTAATAAAAATTCGAAGGAGCTGATCGCTGATCTGCTGGGGGTGCCTTTGAAGGATGATAAGATTGAAGTATTCTTTTCACCGGAGGAGGAAAAAAAGGCAAGGAATGTGATGGCGCAGTATAAGAATCCTATCGTCATGCATATTACTTCTCAAACATCGAAGAATCAGGAATGGGAGCTGGAAAGCTGGGAGGCGCTGGTGGAACAGATGCCGGAGTATACTTTTATTCAGCTGGGAATAGAAAGTGAGGCAAGGGTAAAGAATGCTGTTGATCTGAGAGGGAAGGTTTCTTTCAGAGATACGCTGGCGCTCATTAAATATTCCCGAAGCTTTGTGGGTGTAAACTCTTCTTTTTCTCATGCGACTAATGCTTTTGATATTCCCGGCGTCGTGTTGTTCGGCCCTTCGCAGCCTACTATCTGGGGGCATGATAATAATATTAATATTTACAAGCCTTTGCGTTGTTCTCCCTGTCTGGACCTGATATTCAGGGCGCCATGCCCTTATGGGAAGCCCTGTATGAAAAGTATTACGGTGGAAGAAGTGAAGACGGCCCTCTTACAGCAATTGCAGGCGCAGCCTGCTGAATATGCACTTGCTGAGATGATCAATGATTTAGAATTAAAGAACTTGTTTGATTAG
- a CDS encoding alpha/beta fold hydrolase encodes MKTRKLHFACLLFMLFLQLSLVKGQSLNEQPFTLEKSSNYSGMDIQDKEIQWGHLTVPENWKNPQGNKISLAVVIIKSRNKQARGAVVFLPGGPGGNALKGMKRWLNHPLREDKDIVLMDPRGTGFSQPQLCPDLSKSYMGILADDDDNNREVEDRVKVTLACRDELLKKHIDVSAYNSTSVAQDLHALKAALGYTSWSVYGVSYGTRMGFEYLRDFPSDIERLILDSPVLPYAGLYDNNTSNYMRSLGLLFERAGQDEQCRKEYGDISSLFYSTIDALQKDPITVQVPSNIVPGGKFTLNAQDFMVAVQQGLYDRKFIEVLPALIQQFNQRNKNLVTALVTSMKGRLNLDYGTYYCVLCNETLPVNSLSEYKSDAARYKGLVADGLPFYKGDYYICDKWGTHDSTVIADTLGAPLHLSTNVPTLILSGQFDPVTPPANGKVLEKVIPGSKAVVIPDQGHAPGSSKAGTDMIVAFLNNTIVLPVVSKQEPLSFATHIRINGGIYKLAMLLNQPVWSSWLPIVLVLVLSLVYLIVRLIIFLIRPKKSSGVLSVRLAIAITAILVLFTFIGLTNAINTVAARNFYILVLGLPERFAYLFTMPYLVVLGALVSAIVLILKRQHISGREKAFSWVAVAGFVVVSVYFFSWGLF; translated from the coding sequence ATGAAAACAAGAAAACTGCATTTTGCCTGCTTACTGTTCATGCTGTTCCTACAGCTATCGCTTGTAAAGGGACAGTCATTAAATGAACAGCCATTTACACTGGAAAAATCCTCTAACTACTCTGGAATGGATATCCAGGATAAGGAAATTCAATGGGGGCATTTAACTGTTCCCGAAAACTGGAAAAACCCGCAGGGGAATAAGATCAGTCTGGCCGTGGTCATCATAAAAAGCCGGAACAAACAAGCCAGGGGAGCGGTGGTGTTTCTTCCCGGGGGCCCCGGTGGAAACGCCCTGAAGGGAATGAAACGATGGCTCAATCATCCATTGCGGGAAGACAAAGATATTGTATTGATGGACCCCAGAGGTACAGGATTCTCCCAGCCACAGTTATGCCCTGATCTGAGCAAGTCTTACATGGGAATCCTGGCCGATGATGATGACAACAATAGAGAAGTGGAGGATCGTGTGAAAGTAACGCTGGCTTGCAGGGATGAGCTGCTTAAAAAACATATCGACGTGAGTGCATATAATAGCACCAGTGTAGCGCAGGATCTCCATGCATTAAAAGCAGCACTTGGCTATACATCCTGGAGTGTATATGGGGTATCCTACGGCACCCGTATGGGATTTGAATACCTGAGAGATTTCCCTTCCGATATTGAACGCCTGATCCTTGATTCTCCGGTGCTGCCATATGCTGGCTTATATGATAATAACACCAGCAATTATATGCGCTCACTGGGTTTACTCTTTGAACGTGCTGGTCAGGATGAACAATGCAGGAAGGAGTATGGAGATATTTCAAGCCTTTTCTATAGTACGATCGATGCCTTGCAGAAGGATCCTATTACAGTGCAGGTTCCCAGTAATATTGTTCCGGGAGGAAAATTCACGCTGAATGCGCAGGACTTTATGGTAGCCGTTCAGCAGGGATTATATGACAGGAAATTTATTGAGGTATTGCCGGCGCTGATACAACAGTTCAATCAGAGGAATAAGAATTTGGTAACGGCCCTTGTTACATCTATGAAGGGAAGATTGAATCTGGATTATGGCACTTATTATTGTGTGCTTTGTAACGAAACTTTACCTGTCAATTCTTTATCTGAATACAAGTCGGATGCTGCCAGGTACAAGGGATTGGTGGCTGATGGACTACCTTTTTACAAAGGAGATTATTATATCTGTGATAAATGGGGCACACATGATAGTACAGTGATCGCTGATACACTGGGGGCACCATTACATTTATCTACGAATGTTCCGACGCTGATCCTCTCTGGTCAGTTTGATCCTGTGACACCGCCGGCCAATGGAAAGGTACTGGAAAAGGTGATCCCTGGTAGTAAGGCCGTGGTGATACCTGATCAGGGACATGCGCCCGGATCTTCGAAAGCAGGTACCGATATGATTGTAGCCTTTTTGAACAATACTATAGTATTGCCGGTGGTCAGCAAGCAGGAACCGTTGTCCTTTGCTACCCATATCAGGATCAATGGAGGTATTTACAAATTGGCGATGCTGTTGAACCAGCCGGTGTGGAGCAGCTGGTTACCCATTGTACTTGTGCTGGTGTTATCGCTGGTATATCTGATCGTCAGGCTGATTATCTTCCTGATCCGCCCGAAAAAAAGCAGTGGCGTGTTGTCTGTTCGGCTGGCAATAGCTATCACAGCTATACTGGTACTGTTCACCTTCATTGGCCTTACAAATGCTATCAACACGGTGGCAGCGAGGAATTTCTATATCCTGGTTTTAGGATTACCTGAGCGGTTTGCCTATCTCTTTACAATGCCTTACCTGGTAGTATTGGGGGCGCTGGTTTCGGCCATTGTACTGATATTGAAAAGACAGCATATAAGTGGCAGGGAAAAAGCTTTCTCCTGGGTGGCTGTAGCGGGATTTGTGGTGGTAAGTGTTTACTTCTTCTCCTGGGGTTTATTCTAA